A single window of Lentilitoribacter sp. Alg239-R112 DNA harbors:
- a CDS encoding transporter substrate-binding domain-containing protein: MMLLANKSIAPDWAKMVCLALFLGLIPIKFAIADKIVVPNYFDAKERLPIAEVSSIERIRFLTTVDFPPFNFLDQTGRLSGFHIDLAREICIQLNILERCQIQAVEWDEFHTALKQKKGDAIIAGISITDETRAKYSFTRIYLELPARFVTQKGNLISLADLKSNSGLKVGVLKGTAHEAMLRSWYPKSNQIPIDDRKVLFDALKAKDIDVLFGDGLQMSFWLSGKESQDCCIFLGGAHLSRDFLGSGLSIAVEKGDQSLINALNYGLSLITKNGRFDELYLKYFPNGIY, encoded by the coding sequence ATGATGCTACTTGCAAACAAAAGTATAGCCCCTGATTGGGCTAAAATGGTGTGTTTGGCTCTTTTCTTGGGCTTAATCCCGATAAAATTCGCAATTGCAGATAAAATTGTCGTACCAAATTACTTCGATGCAAAAGAACGACTGCCTATTGCAGAGGTTTCTAGTATTGAGAGAATTCGGTTTTTGACCACAGTTGACTTCCCCCCATTCAACTTTTTAGATCAAACAGGCCGCCTGTCCGGTTTTCATATTGATCTTGCTCGTGAAATTTGTATTCAGCTCAACATTTTGGAACGCTGCCAAATTCAAGCTGTCGAGTGGGATGAATTTCATACGGCACTTAAGCAGAAAAAAGGCGATGCAATTATCGCTGGTATCTCAATAACAGATGAAACACGAGCAAAATATTCCTTCACGAGAATCTATCTGGAATTGCCGGCAAGATTTGTAACTCAAAAAGGAAATCTGATATCTCTTGCGGACCTTAAGAGTAATTCCGGGCTTAAAGTTGGTGTTCTGAAGGGGACGGCGCATGAGGCGATGTTGAGAAGTTGGTACCCAAAATCCAATCAAATTCCTATAGATGATCGTAAAGTGTTGTTTGATGCGCTTAAAGCCAAGGATATTGACGTTCTATTTGGTGATGGTCTTCAAATGTCATTTTGGCTATCAGGCAAAGAATCTCAGGATTGCTGCATATTTTTAGGGGGCGCCCATCTGTCGCGGGATTTCTTAGGAAGCGGGCTTTCTATTGCCGTAGAAAAGGGCGATCAATCCCTCATCAATGCATTGAATTATGGGCTTTCTTTGATAACTAAAAATGGTCGCTTTGATGAATTGTACTTAAAGTACTTTCCGAACGGAATTTATTGA
- a CDS encoding glycosyltransferase family 2 protein, producing MSSSTDSDNHSIKNLTENLAAPEKLVPEEAFDIDREKQELAYFISIGISPDSLQSAVIASRRNFTTIQEEVFASGLLNEEVHFHKLAKRLNLPFLNQIDANVVVGSQYIDVLLKRRGPLRIVEREVIRTVISPNISEAIRLNDHLIEKPELQNRLAIASFQTIKHTVWQFRKKERVKDTIRELPENSPEMSARHLMTNWQSFVCGFALSCFLFFASASTSLTMTVFHTFLSLLYLSSNLLKLAAAFFTADETNRTTTIGNQPLPMYTILVALYDEAPVARQLVRALDRLNWPKSRLDIKLICEENDTATIEAIKAANPGSQFEIVTVPPMPPSTKPKALQYALHGAGGDFIAIYDAEDIPNPDQLREAYSVFSTSDNKLACLQAPLVISNAPKNWLTALFGIEYSGLFRRLIPLLSYFGLPIPLGGTSNHFRRSALKAVGGWDPNNVTEDADLGIRLYRHGYHTGVLRRPTLEHAPEDIDVWIKQRTRWLKGWMQTWLVFMRRPLNLFKQNKIIGFLSLQIIIAGMLVAALAHPFAYLFISHSIYTGVTYGTGAITNTDKFLFFIDVFNLFGSYFIFFLAGWRAFIPLEKRDIKKKWLLMLPFYWLLMSWAGWRAITQLPNQAHKWEKTPHQPVQSKLIPEK from the coding sequence ATGTCATCCAGTACCGATAGCGACAACCATTCGATCAAAAATTTGACTGAAAATTTGGCTGCGCCCGAAAAGTTAGTACCAGAAGAAGCTTTTGACATTGACCGTGAGAAGCAAGAATTGGCATATTTCATCTCAATTGGCATCAGTCCCGATAGCTTACAATCTGCAGTAATAGCCTCACGCAGAAACTTCACCACCATTCAAGAAGAAGTTTTTGCAAGCGGCTTATTGAATGAGGAAGTACATTTTCATAAGCTTGCTAAACGACTAAATTTGCCATTTTTGAACCAGATTGATGCAAATGTGGTTGTGGGCTCTCAATATATCGACGTTTTATTAAAGCGGCGCGGCCCCTTACGTATCGTCGAGCGGGAAGTTATTAGAACGGTTATTTCTCCGAATATTTCAGAAGCAATACGACTGAATGATCACCTTATTGAAAAACCTGAGCTTCAAAATCGGCTTGCAATAGCCAGTTTCCAAACAATTAAACATACCGTTTGGCAATTTAGAAAGAAAGAACGTGTAAAAGACACAATCCGAGAATTACCTGAAAATTCACCGGAGATGAGCGCTAGACATTTAATGACCAATTGGCAAAGTTTCGTCTGCGGCTTTGCATTGTCATGCTTTCTATTTTTTGCAAGTGCATCAACGAGCCTCACCATGACCGTGTTCCACACGTTTTTGTCACTGTTATACTTGTCTTCCAATCTACTGAAATTGGCGGCAGCATTTTTTACTGCGGATGAAACAAATCGTACAACGACAATAGGCAATCAACCTTTGCCTATGTATACCATCCTCGTTGCGCTCTATGATGAAGCGCCTGTTGCTCGTCAATTAGTTAGGGCTTTGGATCGCCTCAACTGGCCAAAAAGTCGATTGGATATCAAGCTCATCTGTGAGGAAAATGATACGGCAACTATTGAGGCAATAAAGGCTGCAAATCCTGGCTCACAGTTTGAGATAGTTACAGTTCCTCCCATGCCGCCCAGCACAAAACCCAAGGCACTGCAATATGCACTTCACGGTGCCGGAGGCGATTTTATTGCAATTTATGATGCAGAAGATATTCCCAATCCAGACCAACTGCGCGAAGCCTACTCAGTATTTTCAACATCCGATAACAAGTTAGCGTGTTTGCAGGCCCCTCTTGTCATCTCAAACGCGCCAAAAAACTGGCTAACAGCACTTTTTGGAATTGAATATTCCGGTCTTTTTCGAAGGTTAATACCGCTTTTATCATATTTTGGATTGCCTATACCTCTTGGCGGAACGTCAAATCATTTCCGTAGATCAGCACTGAAAGCCGTCGGCGGATGGGATCCGAATAATGTCACCGAAGATGCCGACCTTGGCATAAGGCTTTATCGTCATGGATATCATACTGGCGTACTTAGAAGACCCACATTAGAACATGCTCCCGAAGACATTGATGTCTGGATCAAACAAAGGACACGCTGGCTTAAGGGTTGGATGCAAACTTGGCTCGTTTTCATGCGACGACCACTCAATCTGTTTAAGCAAAATAAGATTATTGGGTTCTTAAGCCTTCAAATCATAATTGCAGGCATGCTTGTCGCAGCATTAGCGCACCCATTTGCTTATCTGTTCATCTCACATAGTATATACACAGGAGTTACATACGGAACTGGTGCTATCACAAATACTGATAAGTTCTTATTTTTTATAGATGTATTCAATCTCTTCGGTAGTTATTTCATTTTCTTTCTAGCCGGATGGCGCGCATTTATTCCTCTCGAAAAACGAGACATAAAGAAAAAATGGTTACTTATGTTACCGTTTTACTGGCTACTTATGTCGTGGGCGGGCTGGCGCGCAATTACACAACTTCCCAACCAAGCACATAAATGGGAGAAAACACCGCACCAGCCTGTTCAATCAAAACTCATCCCGGAAAAATAA
- a CDS encoding DUF2799 domain-containing protein, translating into MISSKFSIVVVFIAIIGILSGCATLSKEECLAADWMVIGDADGAAGYAPQERFAGHTKACAKIGVVPDQTLWNQGYQKGVIRYCTPQNGLSVGEAGKSYANVCPLNSSASFQQAYDLGKKAYDIRRSIDSRKSSISSRQTQISEKFKTIASLTPAQQVAAQYELAELNRLNSDDQAEISRLTGELALANRDIQDFRLQISRYNNGL; encoded by the coding sequence GTGATTTCGTCTAAATTTTCAATAGTAGTTGTTTTTATTGCGATTATTGGCATTCTTTCCGGGTGTGCTACGCTTTCGAAAGAAGAGTGTCTTGCAGCTGACTGGATGGTTATTGGTGATGCTGATGGTGCCGCAGGTTATGCTCCGCAAGAACGCTTTGCCGGGCACACGAAAGCGTGTGCTAAAATTGGGGTAGTTCCCGATCAAACACTTTGGAACCAAGGCTATCAAAAGGGTGTTATACGTTATTGTACGCCTCAAAATGGTTTGAGTGTTGGAGAAGCTGGAAAATCATATGCAAATGTTTGCCCGCTTAACAGTTCTGCAAGTTTTCAACAGGCCTACGATTTGGGTAAGAAGGCTTATGATATCCGACGGAGCATAGATAGTAGAAAAAGCTCTATCTCGTCACGGCAAACGCAGATTAGTGAAAAATTTAAAACGATTGCCAGCTTAACTCCCGCGCAACAAGTTGCTGCACAGTATGAACTTGCTGAACTTAATCGACTAAATTCAGATGATCAGGCTGAAATATCCCGATTGACCGGCGAGCTCGCTTTGGCCAATCGTGATATCCAAGATTTTAGGTTGCAGATCTCACGCTATAATAACGGGCTGTAG
- a CDS encoding GcrA family cell cycle regulator, with amino-acid sequence MSWTDERVEQLTKLWADGLSASQIAAQLGGVSRNAVIGKVHRLHLPGRAKSGGSRAPRAKRPATTTRTYTSRAGTSAPRSPSTRGSGSGAAATALNTDVDAVAFQEVDIRPIEDVVVPISKKLKLVELGENTCKWPIGDPMADDFHFCGNDSADSAPYCKYHSKLAYQPTSERRRSR; translated from the coding sequence ATGAGTTGGACTGATGAACGCGTGGAGCAACTAACGAAACTTTGGGCCGATGGTTTGAGCGCAAGTCAGATTGCTGCCCAGCTCGGTGGTGTTAGTCGTAATGCGGTCATCGGTAAAGTTCACAGACTCCATTTACCAGGTCGTGCAAAGTCTGGTGGTTCACGGGCACCTCGCGCAAAACGCCCTGCTACAACCACACGCACTTATACAAGCCGCGCAGGAACATCGGCGCCACGTAGTCCCTCAACAAGAGGCAGCGGAAGTGGTGCCGCCGCAACCGCGCTTAATACTGATGTTGATGCTGTTGCTTTTCAGGAAGTTGACATTCGACCAATAGAAGATGTTGTTGTTCCAATTTCAAAGAAATTGAAATTAGTTGAGCTTGGCGAAAATACATGCAAATGGCCGATTGGTGATCCAATGGCTGATGACTTCCATTTCTGTGGTAATGACTCGGCAGATTCCGCACCCTATTGTAAGTATCACTCAAAACTGGCTTACCAGCCGACATCAGAACGTAGACGTTCGCGCTAG
- a CDS encoding aspartate aminotransferase family protein, giving the protein MASATSTFSVFNHPETKFVSGDGVWLKTDKDEKYLDFTAGIAVNSLGHCHPHLVEALKSQAEQLWHISNLYQIDGQVKLADRLVENTFADKVFFTNSGLEAMECAIKTARRYHFAKGDVDKYEIITFEGAFHGRSIATVAAGGQEKYIEGFGPKAPGFNQVPLNDIEALRNAMSERTAALLIEPIQGEGGIRSVSNQFLTEMRNLCDEFRALLIFDEIQCGIGRTGKLFAHEWSGITPDIMAVAKGIGGGFPLGACLATEEAAGAMVPGTHGTTFGGNPLAMSVGNAVLDVVLEDGFLDNVITTANILKQGLAELSDTYPDVIEDIRGSGLMIGIQCKIPNLDLLAAMGGQKLLAVPAGDNVVRLLPPLTITPEEARDGLTRLRQALATF; this is encoded by the coding sequence ATGGCATCCGCCACGTCAACATTTTCAGTTTTCAATCACCCTGAAACCAAATTTGTATCCGGGGACGGGGTTTGGCTTAAAACAGATAAAGATGAGAAGTATCTGGATTTCACCGCAGGTATTGCAGTAAATTCTCTTGGGCATTGTCATCCCCATCTTGTTGAGGCATTAAAATCTCAAGCTGAACAATTATGGCACATCTCAAATCTGTATCAAATTGACGGACAGGTAAAACTCGCCGATCGCCTTGTCGAAAACACATTTGCCGATAAAGTTTTCTTCACTAACTCCGGCCTTGAGGCAATGGAGTGTGCTATTAAAACTGCACGCCGTTATCATTTTGCAAAAGGTGATGTTGACAAATACGAGATCATTACATTCGAGGGGGCTTTTCATGGTCGATCGATTGCAACTGTCGCAGCGGGTGGTCAGGAGAAATATATAGAAGGTTTCGGACCAAAAGCACCCGGATTTAACCAAGTACCACTCAATGATATTGAAGCGCTGAGAAACGCAATGAGTGAGCGCACCGCCGCACTGCTCATCGAGCCTATTCAAGGAGAAGGCGGTATACGCAGCGTCTCAAATCAGTTTCTTACGGAAATGCGAAACCTGTGCGATGAATTTCGTGCTCTGCTAATCTTTGATGAAATTCAGTGCGGGATTGGCAGAACCGGCAAACTGTTCGCGCATGAATGGTCTGGCATCACGCCAGATATTATGGCTGTTGCGAAGGGCATTGGCGGGGGTTTTCCGCTCGGCGCTTGTTTAGCAACAGAAGAAGCAGCTGGCGCAATGGTGCCCGGAACACATGGCACGACTTTTGGTGGCAATCCTTTGGCTATGTCTGTTGGCAACGCTGTTCTTGATGTAGTTTTGGAAGATGGTTTCTTAGATAATGTCATCACCACGGCAAATATTCTTAAGCAAGGTTTGGCGGAGTTGAGTGATACATATCCTGACGTGATTGAAGACATACGCGGATCAGGCTTGATGATCGGCATTCAGTGCAAAATCCCAAATCTGGATTTACTGGCTGCGATGGGCGGGCAGAAGCTTTTAGCGGTTCCTGCTGGTGATAACGTTGTTCGTTTACTTCCGCCACTAACTATAACGCCGGAAGAGGCGAGAGACGGATTAACTCGACTTCGACAAGCTCTTGCAACTTTTTAA
- the argF gene encoding ornithine carbamoyltransferase yields the protein MENKRHFLDLADIDASELRCMIEQAKTTKKKLADGGVHKPLAGKVLAMIFEKPSTRTRVSFDVGMRQLGGETIILSGQEMQLGSSETMADTARVLSRYVDIIMIRTMEHDRLLELAKHATVPVINALTDDTHPCQIMADIQTYEEHRGPITGKTLSWVGDGNNVTHSLLEGAAQLGYNMNIGTPKGSEPEQKYVDFARAKGVTINLSHDAVETVTGTDCVITDKWVSMNQEHKAQGHNVFQPFQVNEELMSHANPDALFMHCLPAKRGEDVTDAVIDGPQSVVFDEAENRMHAQKAIIEWCMGVL from the coding sequence TTGGAAAACAAACGTCACTTTTTGGATCTAGCAGATATTGATGCCAGCGAGCTTCGCTGCATGATTGAACAGGCTAAAACGACAAAGAAGAAACTTGCGGATGGTGGTGTACATAAACCACTTGCAGGCAAAGTGCTGGCGATGATTTTTGAAAAACCATCGACAAGAACACGCGTCTCCTTTGATGTAGGCATGCGACAGCTCGGTGGCGAAACAATTATATTATCCGGTCAGGAAATGCAGCTCGGTTCATCTGAAACAATGGCGGATACTGCTAGAGTTTTATCTCGCTATGTTGACATTATTATGATCCGCACGATGGAACATGACCGTCTTTTGGAACTTGCAAAACATGCGACAGTTCCTGTGATCAATGCGCTAACAGATGATACACACCCATGTCAGATCATGGCAGACATTCAGACATATGAAGAACACCGCGGCCCAATTACCGGCAAAACACTCTCATGGGTGGGTGATGGTAATAATGTAACACACTCACTCCTCGAAGGAGCGGCACAATTGGGTTACAATATGAATATTGGTACGCCAAAAGGTTCTGAACCAGAACAAAAATATGTCGACTTCGCGCGTGCTAAAGGCGTTACGATCAACCTTAGTCATGACGCTGTTGAAACAGTCACTGGCACTGACTGCGTGATCACAGATAAATGGGTGTCTATGAACCAGGAACATAAAGCACAAGGTCATAATGTTTTTCAGCCATTTCAGGTGAACGAAGAACTCATGTCTCATGCAAATCCTGATGCACTCTTTATGCATTGCCTACCTGCTAAACGAGGTGAGGATGTTACGGATGCAGTGATTGATGGTCCGCAGTCGGTGGTCTTTGATGAGGCAGAAAACCGAATGCATGCGCAAAAGGCCATCATCGAATGGTGTATGGGCGTTCTATAG
- a CDS encoding Hsp33 family molecular chaperone encodes MESFEQHTDDLKLSGDDHVVPFQVEGLDVRGRVVQLGPMLDQILSRHNYPDLVAQLLAEAAVLTVLLGTSLKFEGRLILQTKGDGPVELLVADFQAPDALRAYAQFDQAKLDLAIADGMNQPHQLLGKGVMAFTIDQGAHMQRYQGIVEMKGETLSDMAETYFRQSEQIPTEIKLGIAELITKEEDATSQHQWRAGGLLMQFLPHSPGRMRQADLPGGDVPHGSQEASHAEDDVWVEAKALLQTVKANELTDPQIGSERLLYRLFHERGVRIYDAQKVDDRCSCSREKLFGVLSKMEPDELQETAIDGKISVVCEFCSTEHAFTMSDF; translated from the coding sequence ATGGAATCTTTTGAACAACATACAGACGACTTGAAATTATCTGGTGATGATCACGTCGTCCCGTTTCAGGTAGAAGGGCTTGATGTTCGCGGCCGCGTGGTACAGCTCGGGCCAATGCTCGATCAAATTTTAAGCAGACATAATTACCCAGACTTAGTGGCACAGTTGCTAGCAGAAGCTGCTGTCTTAACTGTACTTTTGGGCACATCGTTAAAATTTGAAGGGCGCCTTATTCTACAAACCAAGGGCGATGGCCCCGTTGAACTGTTGGTTGCCGATTTTCAAGCACCAGATGCGTTGCGTGCTTACGCGCAATTTGACCAAGCCAAACTGGATTTAGCAATCGCCGATGGTATGAACCAGCCACATCAGTTGCTCGGCAAAGGCGTTATGGCATTTACCATTGATCAAGGCGCCCACATGCAGCGTTATCAAGGAATTGTAGAGATGAAAGGGGAAACTCTGTCTGATATGGCGGAAACTTATTTTCGCCAATCTGAACAAATTCCAACAGAAATAAAGCTCGGTATTGCCGAACTTATTACAAAAGAGGAAGATGCCACATCGCAACATCAATGGCGCGCTGGGGGTTTACTCATGCAATTCTTACCCCACTCACCAGGTCGAATGCGCCAAGCTGATCTTCCTGGTGGCGATGTACCTCATGGTTCGCAAGAGGCCTCTCATGCTGAAGATGATGTTTGGGTCGAGGCAAAAGCACTACTCCAAACTGTGAAAGCAAATGAGCTAACAGATCCACAAATAGGGTCTGAACGGCTGCTATATCGGCTTTTCCATGAGCGAGGAGTTCGAATTTATGACGCGCAAAAAGTAGATGATAGATGTAGCTGTTCTCGTGAGAAACTGTTCGGCGTATTGTCAAAAATGGAACCGGATGAACTCCAAGAAACTGCAATTGATGGTAAGATCTCGGTCGTGTGCGAATTTTGCTCTACCGAGCACGCCTTCACCATGTCCGATTTCTAG
- a CDS encoding HlyD family efflux transporter periplasmic adaptor subunit: MLDKPISETVETKPALDEPIQDVTKARRSPFMVATRAIIQFILMGAVLFGSYFAMERLISSRDEPGKRPFTRQALTVETRNVTIQDHRPTVLVYGEVETAAKIDMRPLVGGEIIDVNPNLSAGVRIKKGDLLVEIDRFNYEGAVLEAKANLTQVEGAIREIEARLASEKDQLRSSNEQLNLARADLTRAQSLSQSGTLTKKQVDDRMLIVSQREQSVGLRRNNIIIAEAQREQQLANTERLKWKLREAERKLENTKLFAPFGGIISNSDAEIGRSVSSNDIIASIYDDKSLEVRFTLTNAQYGRMAIDSDQLIGRKVAIDWTIGETNYEYSGTINRIGATVAADRGGVEVVARIDPVSHAVQLRPGAFVEIIVPDKLYSSSINVPETSIYDQSYVFVVKDDKLARRDIEILAFDGSNAIVSSKKGGEQINDGDQLLITRLTEANDGIPVQAPGKGRFSDGNKKQTSNKKKHDGDERLPRKKATANGTDS, encoded by the coding sequence ATGCTGGATAAGCCAATTTCTGAAACCGTAGAGACAAAGCCCGCTCTTGACGAACCAATTCAAGATGTAACAAAGGCTAGGCGCTCGCCTTTTATGGTCGCCACTAGAGCAATCATACAATTCATATTGATGGGTGCCGTTTTATTTGGCTCATATTTTGCCATGGAACGTTTAATTTCTAGTCGTGACGAGCCGGGTAAAAGACCTTTCACACGGCAAGCCTTAACCGTTGAAACCAGAAATGTTACCATCCAAGATCATCGTCCGACAGTACTCGTATATGGCGAGGTCGAGACAGCAGCTAAAATTGATATGCGCCCCTTGGTTGGTGGTGAGATTATAGATGTAAATCCAAACCTATCCGCTGGCGTTCGTATTAAAAAAGGCGACCTTTTAGTCGAAATTGATCGATTTAATTATGAAGGTGCAGTGCTTGAGGCGAAAGCAAACCTCACTCAAGTAGAGGGTGCCATTCGTGAGATTGAAGCAAGGCTTGCATCGGAAAAAGACCAACTTAGATCATCCAATGAGCAACTTAATCTTGCACGTGCCGATTTAACTCGCGCACAATCTTTGTCACAATCGGGCACGTTGACCAAAAAGCAAGTAGATGATCGGATGCTGATTGTCTCGCAACGTGAGCAATCCGTCGGTCTACGCCGTAACAATATTATTATTGCAGAAGCGCAACGTGAACAACAACTCGCAAACACCGAACGATTGAAATGGAAGCTTCGTGAGGCTGAACGCAAACTGGAAAACACGAAATTATTCGCACCATTTGGCGGAATCATCTCCAACTCTGATGCAGAAATCGGTCGTTCAGTTAGCAGTAACGATATTATTGCATCTATTTATGATGACAAATCTCTGGAGGTACGATTTACCCTCACAAATGCCCAATATGGACGGATGGCTATCGATAGCGACCAGCTTATCGGGCGCAAAGTAGCAATCGACTGGACGATCGGCGAGACAAACTATGAATATAGCGGCACAATTAATCGCATCGGAGCAACAGTTGCTGCCGACCGAGGCGGTGTTGAAGTTGTAGCGCGTATTGATCCGGTTAGCCACGCTGTTCAACTTCGTCCTGGCGCATTTGTTGAGATTATAGTGCCTGATAAACTTTACAGCTCTTCAATCAATGTTCCGGAAACATCGATCTACGATCAATCGTACGTTTTTGTTGTCAAAGACGATAAACTTGCACGACGAGATATCGAAATACTCGCTTTTGATGGCAGTAATGCGATTGTTTCATCTAAGAAAGGCGGCGAGCAGATTAATGACGGGGACCAACTACTAATTACCCGGCTTACCGAGGCGAATGACGGCATACCCGTTCAAGCCCCAGGAAAAGGCCGTTTTTCTGATGGCAATAAAAAGCAGACGAGTAACAAGAAAAAACATGACGGGGATGAACGTTTACCTCGCAAGAAGGCGACAGCTAACGGAACAGATAGTTAG